A section of the Phacochoerus africanus isolate WHEZ1 chromosome 4, ROS_Pafr_v1, whole genome shotgun sequence genome encodes:
- the LOC125124443 gene encoding olfactory receptor 5M3-like: MLNFTDVTEFILLGLTTRPEWQVLFFILFLVVYIITLVGNIGMIMLIQASPQLSSPMYFSLSHLSFVDVWFSSNVTPKMLENLLSKTKTISYAGCLVQCFFFIALVHVEVFILAVMAFDRCMAIGNPLLYGSKMSRIVCIRLISFPYMHGFLTSLAATLWTHGLYFCGRVEINHFYCADPPLIKIACAGTFVKEYTMIILAGINFPYSLTVVIVSYLFILVAILRRHSAEGRRKAFSTCGSHLTAVIVFYGTLIFMDLRRPSEESVEQGKVVAVFYTTVSPMLNPMIYSLRNKDVKEAMSKVISRTCLTKNKMRLG; this comes from the coding sequence ATGCTCAATTTCACCGATGTGACGGAGTTTATCCTTTTGGGGCTAACCACTCGTCCGGAATGGCAAGttctcttcttcatccttttcCTGGTGGTCTATATCATCACCTTGGTGGGTAATATTGGCATGATCATGTTAATTCAGGCCAGTCCACAGCTCAGCAGCCCCATGTACTTTTCTCTTAGTCATTTGTCATTTGTTGATGTGTGGTTTTCTTCCAATGTCACCCCTAAGATGTTAGAAAAtctattatcaaaaacaaaaactatatctTATGCTGGTTGTTTGGTCCAGTGTTTCTTCTTTATTGCCCTTGTCCATGTAGAGGTTTTTATCCTTGCGGTGATGGCCTTTGATAGATGCATGGCCATCGGGAACCCTTTGCTCTATGGCAGCAAAATGTCAAGGATTGTCTGTATTCGACTGATTTCTTTCCCTTACATGCATGGTTTTCTGACGAGTCTGGCAGCAACCTTGTGGACTCATGGCTTGTATTTCTGTGGGAGAGTTGAGATCAACCATTTCTACTGTGCAGATCCTCCTCTCATCAAAATCGCCTGTGCTGGGACCTTTGTGAAAGAATATACCATGATCATACTCGCGGGCATTAACTTCCCATATTCTCTGACTGTAGTTATCGTATCTTACCTGTTCATTCTCGTTGCCATTCTACGAAGGCATTCAGCAGAAGGGAGGCGCAAGGCCTTTTCCACCTGTGGGTCCCATTTGACGGCTGTCATCGTCTTCTACGGAACCCTTATTTTCATGGATCTCAGACGTCCCTCAGAGGAGTCCGTGGAACAGGGGAAAGTGGTGGCTGTGTTTTACACCACAGTGAGCCCCATGTTGAATCCCATGatctacagtctgaggaacaAGGATGTGAAAGAAGCCATGAGCAAAGTGATCAGCAGAACatgtttaacaaaaaataaaatgaggttggGTTAA
- the LOC125124002 gene encoding olfactory receptor 5M9, whose amino-acid sequence MPNFTDVTEFILLGLAGRQELRVLFFVIFLVVYMITLLGNIGMIILIRISPQLQSPMYFFLSHLSFVDVWFSSNVTPKMLENLLSETKTISYVGCLVQCYFFIALVHVEVYILAVMAFDRYLAICNPLLYGSKMSRSVCVRLISVPYLYGFSVSLICTLWTYGLYFCGNFEINHFYCADPPLIKIACGGVSIKEYTMIVIAGMNFTYSLSVVLISYTLIVVAVLRMRSADGRRKAFSTCGSHLTAVTMFYGTLIFMYLRRPTEESVEQGKVVAVFYTTVIPMLNPMIYSLRNKDVKEALNKAIIKANLGQ is encoded by the coding sequence ATGCCAAATTTCACAGATGTGACGGAGTTTATTCTTTTGGGGTTGGCCGGTCGTCAGGAGCTTCGAGTCCTCTTTTTTGTGATATTCCTAGTGGTTTACATGATCACTCTGTTAGGGAACATTGGTATGATTATTTTGATCCGCATCAGTCCACAGCTTCAGAGCCCGATGTACTTTTTCTTGAGTCATTTATCTTTTGTGGATGTGTGGTTCTCTTCCAATGTCACTCCCAAAATGCTGGAAAACTTACTATCAGAGACAAAAACCATCTCTTATGTGGGGTGTTTGGTGCAATGTTACTTTTTCATTGCCCTGGTCCATGTGGAGGTATATATCTTGGCTGTGATGGCCTTTGATCGCTACTTGGCCATCTGCAACCCTTTGCTTTATGGCAGTAAAATGTCCAGGTCTGTCTGTGTTCGGCTCATCTCTGTTCCTTACCTCTATGGATTCTCTGTTAGCCTAATATGCACGCTGTGGACATACGGCTTGTACTTCTGTGGCAACTTTGAAATCAACCACTTCTATTGTGCTGACCCTCCTCTCATCAAGATTGCCTGTGGGGGCGTCTCCATTAAAGAATACACCATGATTGTTATTGCTGGGATGAACTTCACATATTCCCTCTCAGTCGTCCTCATCTCCTACACCCTCATCGTAGTAGCTGTGCTACGCATGCGCTCTGCTGACGGAAGGAGGAAGGCATTCTCCACGTGCGGGTCCCACCTCACCGCTGTTACCATGTTTTATGGGACTCTCATATTCATGTATCTCAGGAGGCCCACGGAAGAGTCCGTGGAACAGGGGAAAGTGGTGGCTGTGTTTTACACCACAGTCATCCCTATGCTGAATCCCATGATCTACAGTTTGAGAAACAAAGATGTGAAAGAGGCGCTCAACAAAGCAATCATCAAGGCAAACTTGGGGCAGTGA